One Cydia pomonella isolate Wapato2018A chromosome 15, ilCydPomo1, whole genome shotgun sequence DNA window includes the following coding sequences:
- the LOC133525563 gene encoding connectin-like has protein sequence MESVVQYLLLALALTSVQISFTESRLNEKRRDKTERRHHTAQLNDNICDISDRESKVHCYCDNNEVKTATKADCWVFNGGINETDLIWSSFNSQPHLEKLNFNVRSNGALKFIPLHVIHHLKKLQKLYIHYATISKIEKRTFSNMTILREIMLTNDKITELDFSSFTNLPALVNLTVKNNKVTEIQRDVFVDLPALRYLDLSFNNINLAHEGCFEHLTVLSDLILEGNSITVLSRETFRGLANLTRLDLRSNKLTMIGDFTFAELWNLNELLLDNNELEYLRERAFDGLTLLQKLSMTGNKLRSINDRLLEGVRGLELLDLRNNELEFFTLDTVKPILDNLKAKTSVLYLSGNQLTCDCRLSWIHVLRNETKSEPLISALEDVTCIQKPRELPNNIPQTFDRPHSFEIEANADVFQQDEEEIYEEASPAYKLEATAPPTVEQVVVFDIPVQALTCSQELPQNGEDSLMLSSKDESYWRPSSSFKILSNLSLVLTLVTISFLN, from the exons ATGGAGTCCGTAGTCCAATATTTACTCCTAGCTCTGGCTCTGACCTCTGTGCAAATATCCTTCACCGAGAGCCGGCTAAATGAGAAACGCCGCGATAAAACTGAAAGGAGACACCACACGGCCCAGCTCAATGATAACATCTGCGACATATCCGACAGAGAATCCAAAGTGCATTGCTATTGTGATAACAATGAAGTAAAAACTGCAACAAAAGCTGATTGTTGGGTCTTCAACGGTGGCATTAACGAAACTGATCTCATTTGGTCAAGTTTCAATTCACAACCACATCTAGAAAAACTCAACTTCAACGTTAGATCAAATGGCGCTTTGAAATTCATCCCATTACACGTGATACACCATTTGAAGAAGCTCCAAAAGTTGTACATTCACTACGCAACCATCAGTAAAATAGAGAAGAGGACGTTCTCAAACATGACCATCTTGAGAGAGATAATGCTGACGAATGACAAAATAACAGAGTTAGATTTTTCGTCGTTCACCAACTTACCGGCGCTTGTGAACCTAactgtaaaaaataacaaagtgaCTGAGATTCAGCGCGACGTGTTTGTGGATTTGCCGGCTTTGCGATACCTGGATTTATCGTTCAACAACATTAATCTGGCTCACGAAGGGTGTTTTGAGCATCTGACGGTGCTGAGCGATCTAATCCTAGAAGGCAATTCGATTACCGTGCTCAGTAGAGAAACTTTCCGTGGGCTAGCTAATTTGACACGTTTGGATCTCAGATCTAACAAGTTAACAATGATCGGAGATTTCACCTTCGCCGAATTGTGGAATTTGAATGAGCTCCTGTTGGATAATAATGAGTTGGAATATTTACGTGAAAGAGCTTTTGACGGGCTCACTCTGCTTCAGAAATTGTCTATGACCGGGAATAAATTGAGGTCTATAAATGATCGGCTTTTAGAAGGCGTTAGGGGACTTGAATTATTAGATTTGAGGAACAATGAGCTTGAGTTCTTTACGTTGGATACGGTTAAACCGATACTCGACAACTTGAAAGCGAAGACGTCGGTCCTTTATCTGAGCG GTAACCAATTAACTTGCGACTGTCGCTTGTCGTGGATCCACGTACTGCGAAACGAGACAAAGAGCGAACCGCTCATAAGCGCGCTAGAAGACGTGACCTGCATTCAGAAACCTCGAGAACTCCCCAACAACATCCCCCAAACTTTCGACCGACCACACAGTTTCGAAATAGAAGCCAACGCTGACGTATTCCAGCAAGACGAGGAAGAAATCTACGAAGAAGCCAGTCCGGCGTACAAACTGGAAGCAACCGCTCCACCCACTGTTGAACAAGTTGTAGTATTCGATATCCCTGTGCAAGCGTTAACGTGCTCGCAAGAATTACCCCAAAACGGAGAAGACTCGTTAATGTTGTCGTCAAAAGATGAGAGCTACTGGCGACCGAGCTCAAGCTTCAAAATCCTTTCAAACCTCTCATTAGTTCTCACTCTAGTCActataagttttttaaattaa